In one window of Hevea brasiliensis isolate MT/VB/25A 57/8 chromosome 10, ASM3005281v1, whole genome shotgun sequence DNA:
- the LOC110664640 gene encoding nitrile-specifier protein 5 yields the protein MAVVRARWVKLDQNGPGPGARSSHAITLVGHKAYAFGGEFTPRVPVDNNIHAFDLQTQTWSVLQVTGDIPPPRVGVIMAAVDKTIYVFGGRDATHKELNELYSFDTFTNKWTLLSTGDTGPAHRSYHSTASDDRHVYVFGGCGVSGRLNDLWAYDVVEEKWVQYPTAGENCRGRGGPGLAVAQGKIWVVYGFAGEETDDVHCFDPADGKWEQVEISGEKPTARSVFSTVGIGKYIIIYGGEVDPSDLGHLGAGKFTSEVWALDTEALRWQKVDDGLGAENHPGPRGWCAFGSGKLNGKEGLLVYGGNSPSNDRLDDIFFLSCCLDANEND from the exons ATGGCTGTAGTGCGAGCGAGGTGGGTCAAG CTTGATCAGAACGGACCTGGTCCTGGAGCAAGGAGCTCACATGCAATTACCCTTGTAGGTCACAAGGCCTATGCATTTGGTGGCGAGTTCACGCCTCGTGTCCCCGTTGACAACAACATTCATGCCTTTGATCTCCAGACCCAGACATGGTCTGTCCTCCAAGTCACCGGTGACATTCCTCCGCCGCGGGTTGGTGTCATAATGGCCGCTGTCGACAAAACTATATATGTATTTGGTGGCAGGGACGCTACACACAAGGAGCTGAACGAGCTCTACTCTTTTGACACATTTACAAACAAGTGGACTCTACTATCTACTGGCGACACCGGCCCTGCTCACCGGAGTTACCATTCAACCGCCTCTGATGATCGACACGTGTATGTCTTTGGCGGTTGTGGTGTTTCGGGTCGATTAAATGATCTGTGGGCTTATGATGTGGTGGAAGAGAAATGGGTCCAGTATCCAACAGCAGGGGAAAATTGCAGAGGCAGAGGTGGACCTGGGCTGGCCGTAGCCCAAGGAAAAATATGGGTTGTTTATGGTTTCGCCGGAGAGGAGACGGATGATGTGCATTGCTTTGATCCGGCGGACGGGAAGTGGGAGCAAGTGGAGATAAGTGGCGAGAAACCAACGGCTAGAAGTGTATTTTCAACTGTTGGGATTGGAAAATACATAATCATATATGGTGGGGAAGTGGATCCCAGTGACTTGGGGCATCTGGGTGCCGGGAAGTTCACCAGCGAAGTTTGGGCGCTGGACACGGAGGCTTTAAGGTGGCAGAAGGTGGATGATGGGTTGGGGGCAGAGAACCATCCAGGGCCAAGAGGGTGGTGTGCATTTGGTTCGGGTAAGTTGAATGGGAAAGAGGGACTTTTGGTGTATGGTGGGAACTCTCCGAGCAATGATCGGCTGGATGATATTTTCTTCCTCAGTTGTTGCCTTGATGCAAATGAAAACGACTAA
- the LOC110664639 gene encoding nudix hydrolase 7 isoform X2, translated as MQRFRNINLYRLSCNTSLPSSSKFLRLPRRTCLCTVSSWLGFSTGCSDSSSFLIKNFSASTASLTVKAWMEPESKAKQIGLLNVTEDLYDGVTVDMKEPMDAKVFVSLLRASISKWRQQGKKGVWIKLPIELSSLVEPVVQEGFRYHHAESDYLMLVYWIPNTPDTLPENASHRVGIGAFVMNSHGEVLVVKEKNGGFRGTDVWKLPTGVVNKGEDICTAAVREVKEETGIETEFGEVLAFRQSHRSFFRKSDLFFICMLRPRSFNIQKQDSEVEAAQWMPIQEYVEQSYNKEHQLFKYVAEICKSKSEGAYVGFSAMPIATASGKDTYLYFNNLDFNKF; from the exons ATGCAGAGGTTTAGAAACATCAACCTGTACCGTCTTTCCTGTAACACTTCTCTACCATCATCTTCTAAATTCCTTCGTCTTCCAAGGAGGACATGTCTCTGTACTGTATCTTCCTGGCTTGGCTTTTCAACAG GTTGCAGTGACAGTAGTTCATTCTTGATCAAGAATTTTTCAGCTTCAACAGCATCATTGACTGTTAAGGCATGGATGGAACCTGAAAGTAAAGCTAAGCAGATTGGATTACTCAATGTAACAGAGGATTTATATGATGGAGTTACTGTAGATATGAAAGAGCCTATGGACGCTAAAGTTTTTGTTTCTTTACTTAGGGCTTCCATATCAAAATGGAGGCAACAG GGGAAGAAGGGTGTTTGGATCAAGTTACCCATTGAACTTTCTAGTCTTGTAGAACCTGTGGTTCAG GAAGGATTCAGGTATCATCATGCTGAATCGGACTACTTGATGCTCGTGTATTGGATACCCAATACTCCTGATACTCTTCCAGAAAATGCCTCCCACAGAGTGGGAATTGGGGCTTTCGTAATGAATAGTCATGGAGAG GTACTGGTAGTTAAGGAGAAGAATGGTGGATTTAGAGGTACAGATGTATGGAAATTACCCACTGGAGTAGTTAATAAG GGTGAGGATATTTGTACAGCAGCAGTCAGAGAAGTTAAAGAAGAGACAGGT ATTGAAACAGAATTTGGGGAAGTTTTAGCATTCAG GCAAAGCCACCGATCATTCTTTCGCAAATCAGATTTATTTTTCATTTGCATGTTACGACCACGCTCCTTCAACATTCAAAAGCAGGATTCAGAGGTTGAGGCAGCTCAG tGGATGCCAATTCAGGAGTATGTGGAACAATCTTATAACAAAGAACATCAGCTTTTCAAATATGTTGCTGAAATATGCAAAAGCAAGTCTGAGGGCGCATATGTTGGGTTTTCTGCGATGCCCATAGCCACAGCTTCTGGTAAAGATACCTACTTGTACTTCAACAACCTGGATTTTAACAAGTTTTAA
- the LOC110664639 gene encoding nudix hydrolase 7 isoform X1 has product MQRFRNINLYRLSCNTSLPSSSKFLRLPRRTCLCTVSSWLGFSTGILLLAFQLLSMTRSCSDSSSFLIKNFSASTASLTVKAWMEPESKAKQIGLLNVTEDLYDGVTVDMKEPMDAKVFVSLLRASISKWRQQGKKGVWIKLPIELSSLVEPVVQEGFRYHHAESDYLMLVYWIPNTPDTLPENASHRVGIGAFVMNSHGEVLVVKEKNGGFRGTDVWKLPTGVVNKGEDICTAAVREVKEETGIETEFGEVLAFRQSHRSFFRKSDLFFICMLRPRSFNIQKQDSEVEAAQWMPIQEYVEQSYNKEHQLFKYVAEICKSKSEGAYVGFSAMPIATASGKDTYLYFNNLDFNKF; this is encoded by the exons ATGCAGAGGTTTAGAAACATCAACCTGTACCGTCTTTCCTGTAACACTTCTCTACCATCATCTTCTAAATTCCTTCGTCTTCCAAGGAGGACATGTCTCTGTACTGTATCTTCCTGGCTTGGCTTTTCAACAG GCATACTTCTTCTGGCCTTCCAATTGCTCTCCATGACCAGGA GTTGCAGTGACAGTAGTTCATTCTTGATCAAGAATTTTTCAGCTTCAACAGCATCATTGACTGTTAAGGCATGGATGGAACCTGAAAGTAAAGCTAAGCAGATTGGATTACTCAATGTAACAGAGGATTTATATGATGGAGTTACTGTAGATATGAAAGAGCCTATGGACGCTAAAGTTTTTGTTTCTTTACTTAGGGCTTCCATATCAAAATGGAGGCAACAG GGGAAGAAGGGTGTTTGGATCAAGTTACCCATTGAACTTTCTAGTCTTGTAGAACCTGTGGTTCAG GAAGGATTCAGGTATCATCATGCTGAATCGGACTACTTGATGCTCGTGTATTGGATACCCAATACTCCTGATACTCTTCCAGAAAATGCCTCCCACAGAGTGGGAATTGGGGCTTTCGTAATGAATAGTCATGGAGAG GTACTGGTAGTTAAGGAGAAGAATGGTGGATTTAGAGGTACAGATGTATGGAAATTACCCACTGGAGTAGTTAATAAG GGTGAGGATATTTGTACAGCAGCAGTCAGAGAAGTTAAAGAAGAGACAGGT ATTGAAACAGAATTTGGGGAAGTTTTAGCATTCAG GCAAAGCCACCGATCATTCTTTCGCAAATCAGATTTATTTTTCATTTGCATGTTACGACCACGCTCCTTCAACATTCAAAAGCAGGATTCAGAGGTTGAGGCAGCTCAG tGGATGCCAATTCAGGAGTATGTGGAACAATCTTATAACAAAGAACATCAGCTTTTCAAATATGTTGCTGAAATATGCAAAAGCAAGTCTGAGGGCGCATATGTTGGGTTTTCTGCGATGCCCATAGCCACAGCTTCTGGTAAAGATACCTACTTGTACTTCAACAACCTGGATTTTAACAAGTTTTAA
- the LOC110664638 gene encoding probable caffeine synthase MTL2, which translates to MEIPQVLRMNGGDGEVSYYQNSSYQKKGILAAKPILEESIAQLLQASELECLTVVDMGCSSGPNTLLPLWEIIETVDSTSSRLNRKSPILQVFLNDLPGNDFNTIFTSLIPNFHEKLEKEKGSKFGPCFIAAMPGSFYGRLFPPHFLHFAHSSYSLHWLSQVPEELATESGIQLNKGTICLDKTSPPSVHKAYMDQFQRDFTTFLRLRSEEMISGGQMVLTFLAQSNNKPYCKYGIEIWQLIGLCLKEMVEEGLVQESALDSCNLPLYAPSADEVRCLTEREGSFTISRLDQFELNWDVEDGNQELACDRWERGKIVAARMRAVAEPMLASHFGDAIIDDLFLRLSIKIADCLEKGIGSCKNQVISMIKK; encoded by the exons ATGGAAATTCCACAAGTTCTTCGCATGAATGGAGGAGATGGAGAAGTCAGCTACTATCAAAACTCATCATATCAG AAGAAAGGGATTTTGGCAGCCAAGCCTATATTAGAAGAAAGCATAGCACAGCTATTGCAAGCAAGCGAGCTAGAATGTCTAACAGTGGTAGATATGGGGTGCTCTTCAGGGCCCAATACACTACTGCCACTGTGGGAAATCATCGAAACGGTCGACTCCACTAGCAGTAGATTGAATCGGAAATCACCCATTTTGCAGGTTTTCCTAAATGATCTTCCAGGGAATGATTTCAACACCATTTTCACGTCATTGATACCCAATTTTCATGAGAAACTTGAGAAAGAGAAGGGTAGCAAATTTGGACCTTGTTTCATAGCTGCAATGCCTGGAAGTTTCTATGGAAGGCTCTTTCCACCACATTTCCTGCACTTTGCTCACTCTTCTTATAGCCTGCATTGGTTGTCTCAG GTACCTGAAGAGCTTGCAACTGAATCCGGGATTCAACTAAACAAAGGTACTATTTGCCTGGACAAAACAAGCCCCCCAAGTGTCCATAAAGCATATATGGATCAATTCCAAAGGGATTTCACAACATTTTTAAGATTACGATCAGAGGAGATGATTTCAGGAGGTCAAATGGTACTCACCTTCCTCGCACAGAGTAATAACAAACCTTATTGCAAATATGGTATCGAAATCTGGCAGCTGATCGGTTTATGCCTGAAGGAGATGGTTGAAGag GGCTTAGTTCAAGAATCAGCATTAGACTCCTGCAATCTTCCACTGTATGCTCCTTCTGCAGATGAAGTAAGGTGTTTGACCGAAAGGGAAGGTTCCTTTACCATTTCACGACTAGATCAATTCGAGCTAAATTGGGACGTCGAAGATGGTAACCAAGAATTGGCTTGTGATAGATGGGAGAGAGGGAAGATTGTAGCAGCCCGCATGAGAGCTGTTGCAGAACCCATGCTAGCAAGTCATTTTGGAGATGCCATTATTGACGATTTATTCCTTAGATTGTCCATAAAGATAGCAGATTGCCTGGAAAAAGGGATTGGTTCGTGCAAGAATCAAGTCATCTCCATGATAAAGAAATGA